The Methanobrevibacter ruminantium genomic sequence ATAATAATAATAGAAATTAGAAATTATCTGCAAGATATGATAAGAATATGGATGCTGCAGTTAAATCAGCAGTTGTTCCAGGATTCAATTTATTTTCATAAAGATAATCATCAAATTCCAATAATTTTTCAACAAATGAATCATCATCCTTAAATTCCAAAATATCACTTGCCTTTTGAGATACATCCTCTGCCACTTCATCACCGTATTTTCTTGAAATTAAAGTGTCTGGAATTTGTGATAGGATTGTCATGAATGTTAAAACAGTAGCCTTATTGATTACATCAACATCATCAGAGGTTTTCCAAAAGCTTGAATAGCAAGGATAACCGATTTCAAAACAAACAGGCATTTTATTGGTGAGTTCATTTGCTAATCTGTCCCAACCAGCGGAGATTTCCAAAACATCAAACATTGTCTGATTGTTTGCACGCAATTCATCCTTTGCCTTTTCGCTCATTACATCAAATTCATCCTGATCTCCCATTCCACCAGCATCAGCAACATTGATGGCATCATAAAGGTTTACTGCATCCTCAACAGTTGTAGCATCCATTAAACGACCTACATTTTCTTGAATTTCATCAAAGCCATTGCTTATTGAAGCTGCAGCTGCAATTGGAATGCACATCATCATAATGCCTAAATTAGTGTTGGTTTCAATCCATCTGTTGGTTTCATCAACAGCTTGGAAAATGTATCTTCCCAATTCCGCTTCGGACAGGTCATCAATTTCCTTAGCTTGACTTGCAACAGCTTCCATAGTGTCTCCAATAACTACAGCGCTAATTGCAAAGTCCTGAAATACCATGTCATCGTAATTTCTAGTTCTGTGAACATTTCCTGGTTTTGGCCAACCGCTCACTTCAAGAACAGATGCAATTTGAGCCAATTTAGCAATTTCTTTTGCTTCCACAAACATTCCTCCATA encodes the following:
- a CDS encoding triphosphoribosyl-dephospho-CoA synthase, producing the protein MEAKEIAKLAQIASVLEVSGWPKPGNVHRTRNYDDMVFQDFAISAVVIGDTMEAVASQAKEIDDLSEAELGRYIFQAVDETNRWIETNTNLGIMMMCIPIAAAASISNGFDEIQENVGRLMDATTVEDAVNLYDAINVADAGGMGDQDEFDVMSEKAKDELRANNQTMFDVLEISAGWDRLANELTNKMPVCFEIGYPCYSSFWKTSDDVDVINKATVLTFMTILSQIPDTLISRKYGDEVAEDVSQKASDILEFKDDDSFVEKLLEFDDYLYENKLNPGTTADLTAASIFLSYLADNF